A section of the Streptomyces sp. SCL15-4 genome encodes:
- a CDS encoding TetR/AcrR family transcriptional regulator, whose protein sequence is MVTSRCTAAPTGTASPRRRGAVLERAILDAALEQLSTVGWKGLTMEGVAAGAHTGKAAVYRRWPSKEDLVADALVSGLPRVEKAPDLGSVREDLLTLCRQVRQIMYSRPGTALRSVIHECDQVQAERFEGVILGSVVEPTVKLVREVIVRGIKRGEVREDAANGYVFDAIPAMMMYRSKMCASEWNDRDLEEMVDLLMLPLLRPYGA, encoded by the coding sequence ATGGTTACCTCGCGCTGTACGGCCGCGCCGACCGGGACGGCTTCCCCACGCCGGCGCGGTGCGGTGCTGGAGCGGGCGATCCTCGACGCCGCTCTGGAACAGCTCAGTACGGTCGGCTGGAAGGGCCTGACCATGGAGGGCGTCGCGGCCGGCGCCCACACCGGCAAGGCGGCGGTCTACCGCCGCTGGCCCTCCAAGGAGGACCTGGTCGCGGACGCCCTGGTGTCCGGACTGCCCCGGGTGGAGAAGGCCCCGGACCTGGGCAGCGTGCGCGAGGACCTCCTCACCCTGTGCCGGCAGGTGCGGCAGATCATGTACTCGCGGCCCGGCACCGCACTGCGCTCGGTCATTCACGAATGCGATCAGGTGCAGGCGGAGCGCTTCGAAGGAGTGATCCTCGGGAGCGTGGTCGAGCCGACCGTCAAGCTGGTGCGCGAGGTCATCGTCCGTGGAATAAAGCGAGGAGAGGTCCGAGAGGACGCGGCCAACGGTTATGTCTTCGACGCCATCCCGGCCATGATGATGTACCGCTCGAAGATGTGCGCCAGCGAATGGAACGACCGAGATCTCGAAGAGATGGTCGACCTGCTGATGCTCCCGCTGCTGCGGCCCTACGGCGCCTGA
- a CDS encoding MFS transporter, with protein MTTSQLLTDDQKTGAARRAGHPGIALTVIAACQLMVVLDATIVNIALPHIQEALSFSTTDLTWVVSAYTLTFGGLLLLGARAGDILGRRRVFMAGILLFTFASLLGGLAQEPWQLLAARALQGVGGAIASPTALALITTTFPEGPERNRAFGVFAAVSAGGGAIGLLAGGMLTDWLDWRWVLFVNVPIGVLIAFLAPLYINESVRHPGRFDLAGALTSTVGMASLVYGFIRAAEDGWRDGLTIGSFAAAVVLLFAFVYIETRAKEPITPLRMFADRNRWGTYVIMLSLAAAMFGMFFYIVLFVQNVLGYSAIEAGFAFLPVTAAIAVGAGLSQRFLPVFGPKPFMMAGAALVTVGLAWQTFIKPDSTYTGGVLGPMLVFGFGMGLTFVTATVTAVAGVAPHEAGAASGLLNAMQQVGGSLGLSILTTVFGSASKDEAKKQLPQFLADASSEQKARFATTHQLPAPWGHDVLAHGISTAFVPAAAMAALAFVTAALVLRVRKSDLDSLAGTAGPHLG; from the coding sequence GTGACAACCTCTCAGCTTCTCACAGACGACCAGAAAACGGGCGCGGCCCGCCGGGCGGGGCATCCCGGCATCGCACTCACCGTCATCGCGGCCTGCCAACTCATGGTGGTACTCGACGCGACGATTGTGAATATCGCGCTCCCGCACATTCAAGAAGCGCTCAGCTTCAGCACGACCGATCTGACATGGGTGGTCAGCGCCTACACGCTCACCTTCGGCGGTCTGCTGCTGCTCGGCGCGCGGGCCGGTGACATCCTCGGCCGTCGCCGGGTGTTCATGGCGGGCATCCTGCTGTTCACCTTCGCGTCGCTGCTGGGCGGACTGGCCCAGGAGCCCTGGCAGTTGCTCGCCGCGCGGGCCCTGCAAGGTGTGGGCGGCGCGATAGCGTCCCCCACGGCACTGGCGCTGATAACCACCACCTTCCCCGAAGGCCCGGAACGCAACCGGGCCTTCGGTGTGTTCGCCGCCGTGTCCGCCGGTGGCGGTGCCATCGGCCTGCTCGCGGGCGGCATGCTCACCGACTGGCTCGACTGGCGCTGGGTGCTGTTCGTCAACGTGCCCATCGGTGTGCTGATCGCGTTCCTCGCGCCGCTGTACATCAACGAGTCCGTGCGTCATCCGGGACGCTTCGACCTCGCCGGCGCCCTCACCTCCACGGTCGGCATGGCGTCGCTGGTGTACGGGTTCATCCGCGCCGCGGAGGACGGCTGGCGGGACGGGCTCACGATCGGGTCCTTCGCCGCGGCCGTCGTGTTGCTGTTCGCCTTCGTCTACATCGAGACGCGGGCGAAGGAGCCGATCACCCCGCTCCGGATGTTCGCGGACCGGAACCGCTGGGGCACCTACGTGATCATGCTGAGCCTGGCCGCGGCGATGTTCGGCATGTTCTTCTACATCGTGCTGTTCGTGCAGAACGTGCTCGGCTACAGCGCCATCGAGGCCGGTTTCGCCTTCCTTCCCGTGACGGCCGCGATCGCGGTGGGCGCGGGTCTGTCGCAGCGCTTCCTGCCGGTCTTCGGCCCCAAGCCGTTCATGATGGCCGGCGCGGCGCTGGTGACGGTCGGGCTGGCCTGGCAGACCTTCATCAAGCCCGACAGCACCTACACCGGCGGGGTGCTGGGTCCGATGCTGGTGTTCGGCTTCGGCATGGGCCTGACGTTCGTGACGGCCACCGTCACCGCCGTGGCCGGTGTCGCTCCGCACGAGGCGGGCGCGGCCTCGGGTCTGCTCAACGCCATGCAGCAGGTCGGCGGTTCGCTCGGGCTGTCCATCCTGACGACCGTCTTCGGGTCGGCCAGCAAGGACGAGGCGAAGAAGCAGCTGCCGCAGTTCCTCGCCGACGCCTCGTCGGAGCAGAAGGCGCGGTTCGCCACCACACACCAGCTGCCCGCGCCGTGGGGTCACGACGTGCTCGCCCACGGCATCTCCACCGCCTTCGTCCCGGCCGCCGCGATGGCCGCGCTCGCCTTCGTCACCGCCGCGCTGGTGCTGAGGGTCCGCAAGAGCGACCTCGACTCCCTCGCGGGCACCGCGGGCCCGCACCTGGGCTGA
- a CDS encoding ADP-ribosylglycohydrolase family protein, whose translation MTADSSSPGRLERALASLRGLAVGDALGSQFFVPANLPLLKRRELPAGPWQWTDDTEMACSVVTVLAAHHRVDQDALARSFAEHHDFDRGYGPAVNRLLRLVREGEDWRRLAAGLFNGQGSWGNGAAMRIAPLGAWYADDPEQATHQAEISAYTTHQHREAVVGAMAVAAAAAFAGSPDGPPAPEALLDGVIALVPKSAVGQGLRRARDMLDYGDAGTVAAVLGCGRRTTAHDTVPFALWSAARSLGDYPTAFWTTAQVGGDVDTTCAIVGGVLAADKAGAPPAEWAGRTEALPDWVPAGV comes from the coding sequence ATGACCGCTGACTCCTCTTCCCCCGGACGCCTGGAGCGGGCCCTGGCGAGCCTGCGGGGACTGGCCGTGGGAGACGCGCTGGGCTCCCAGTTCTTCGTCCCCGCGAACCTTCCCCTGCTCAAGCGCCGCGAGCTGCCCGCCGGCCCCTGGCAGTGGACGGACGACACCGAGATGGCCTGCTCCGTGGTCACCGTCCTGGCCGCCCACCACCGCGTCGACCAGGACGCGCTCGCGCGCTCCTTCGCCGAGCACCACGACTTCGACCGGGGCTACGGCCCCGCGGTCAACCGGCTGCTGCGCCTGGTCCGGGAGGGCGAGGACTGGCGCCGGCTGGCCGCCGGGCTGTTCAACGGCCAGGGCTCCTGGGGCAACGGCGCGGCGATGCGGATCGCGCCCCTGGGCGCGTGGTACGCGGACGATCCGGAGCAGGCGACCCACCAGGCGGAGATCTCGGCCTACACCACGCATCAGCACCGGGAAGCCGTGGTCGGGGCCATGGCCGTGGCCGCCGCGGCGGCGTTCGCCGGTTCCCCCGACGGTCCGCCCGCCCCGGAAGCCCTCCTCGACGGCGTCATCGCCCTCGTCCCGAAGAGCGCGGTCGGCCAGGGCCTCCGCCGTGCCCGGGACATGCTCGACTACGGCGACGCGGGCACCGTCGCGGCCGTCCTGGGCTGCGGGCGCCGTACGACCGCCCACGACACGGTCCCCTTCGCGCTCTGGTCCGCCGCTCGCTCCCTCGGCGACTACCCGACGGCCTTCTGGACCACGGCGCAGGTAGGCGGTGACGTGGACACCACCTGCGCGATCGTGGGCGGTGTGCTGGCCGCGGACAAGGCGGGGGCCCCGCCCGCCGAGTGGGCCGGGCGTACCGAGGCACTGCCGGACTGGGTGCCCGCCGGAGTCTGA
- a CDS encoding histidine phosphatase family protein, whose product MARPRRIVLVRHGESTGNVDDSVYEREPDHALALTERGRRQAEETGERLRELFGRERVSVYVSPYRRTHETLRAFHLDPGLIRVREEPRLREQDWGNWQDRDDVRLQKAYRDAYGHFFFRFPQGESGADVYDRVGGFLESLFRSFEAPDHPPNVLLVTHGLAMRLFCMRWFHWTVAEFESLANPGNAEMRMLVLGEDGKYTLDRPFERWREPVPHWVTG is encoded by the coding sequence ATGGCACGACCACGGCGCATCGTCCTTGTCCGGCACGGCGAGTCCACGGGCAACGTCGACGACTCCGTGTACGAGCGCGAGCCCGACCACGCCCTCGCGCTGACCGAACGCGGACGGCGGCAGGCCGAGGAGACCGGAGAGCGGCTGCGCGAACTGTTCGGCCGGGAGCGGGTGAGCGTGTACGTCTCCCCGTACCGCCGTACCCACGAGACCCTCCGCGCCTTCCACCTCGACCCCGGCCTGATACGCGTCCGGGAGGAGCCCCGGCTGCGCGAGCAGGACTGGGGCAACTGGCAGGACCGCGACGACGTGCGCCTGCAGAAGGCGTACCGGGACGCGTACGGCCACTTCTTCTTCCGCTTCCCGCAGGGCGAGTCCGGCGCCGACGTGTACGACCGCGTCGGCGGCTTCCTGGAGAGCCTCTTCCGCAGCTTCGAGGCCCCTGACCATCCCCCGAACGTCCTCCTGGTGACCCACGGGCTCGCCATGCGGCTGTTCTGCATGCGCTGGTTCCACTGGACGGTCGCGGAATTCGAGTCGCTGGCCAATCCCGGGAACGCCGAGATGCGGATGCTCGTTCTCGGAGAGGACGGTAAGTACACACTCGACCGGCCCTTCGAACGCTGGCGCGAGCCGGTGCCGCACTGGGTCACCGGATAA
- a CDS encoding YdbC family protein: MLVKWIRCTVVDRRGFERGQRKWAGLPGEPGFRGQGGGWSRQRPGVAHLFAFWESRAFYDSFMARSHDRLAAAQSGTFKDAQVKLFEYRFDVKTGFEPRFTDADLIRVALCTVREERVEHFTLMQEKVWNPAMAGSPGMIRGMFAEAPEQEFLILSMWRSAAEHGKYRTERVERLALRAQTEADIAALTGDLVDLEPSWTV; this comes from the coding sequence GTGCTGGTCAAGTGGATTCGCTGCACCGTGGTGGACCGCCGCGGGTTCGAGCGCGGGCAGCGGAAATGGGCGGGGCTCCCGGGGGAGCCGGGTTTCCGGGGACAGGGCGGGGGCTGGAGCCGGCAGCGGCCGGGAGTGGCGCACCTCTTCGCCTTCTGGGAGAGCCGGGCCTTCTACGACTCCTTCATGGCCCGCTCCCACGACCGCTTGGCCGCGGCCCAGTCCGGCACCTTCAAGGACGCACAGGTCAAGCTGTTCGAGTACCGCTTCGACGTGAAGACCGGATTCGAGCCCCGCTTCACCGACGCCGACCTGATCCGCGTGGCCCTGTGCACGGTCCGTGAAGAGCGCGTCGAGCACTTCACGCTCATGCAGGAGAAGGTCTGGAACCCGGCGATGGCCGGCTCGCCCGGCATGATCCGCGGCATGTTCGCCGAGGCGCCCGAGCAGGAGTTCCTGATCCTGTCGATGTGGCGCTCGGCGGCCGAGCACGGCAAATACCGCACCGAGCGCGTGGAACGCCTCGCCCTGCGCGCCCAGACCGAGGCGGACATCGCGGCACTCACCGGTGACCTCGTGGACCTGGAGCCGTCCTGGACGGTCTGA
- a CDS encoding TerD family protein — MTGFSKGIRKVEVALKWDPSPAGGPPTDLDIVAATFVSDDAYGDPAYLVHFDSRSPDGTITLNRDSTDGKGFGWDEVMTLELDRLDGRYARVVVGAVIQQRYGHRTFAGVLRPALRIREGYTVLAEDDFGTVAGATAAAVAEFVRDGSGEWTFRPGLRGFEDDPATFTRVMGRAHRS; from the coding sequence ATGACCGGCTTCAGCAAGGGAATCCGCAAGGTCGAGGTCGCGCTCAAGTGGGACCCCAGTCCGGCGGGAGGCCCGCCGACCGATCTCGACATCGTCGCCGCGACCTTCGTCTCGGACGACGCGTACGGGGATCCGGCCTATCTGGTGCACTTCGACAGCCGCTCGCCGGACGGCACGATCACCCTCAACCGTGACAGCACGGACGGCAAGGGTTTCGGCTGGGACGAGGTGATGACGCTCGAACTGGACCGTCTCGACGGCCGCTACGCGCGCGTGGTGGTGGGCGCCGTCATCCAGCAGAGGTACGGCCACAGGACGTTCGCCGGCGTGCTGCGTCCCGCTCTGCGCATCCGTGAGGGCTACACCGTGCTCGCCGAGGACGACTTCGGCACGGTGGCCGGGGCGACGGCCGCCGCGGTCGCCGAGTTCGTCCGGGACGGCTCCGGTGAGTGGACCTTCCGTCCCGGCCTGCGCGGCTTCGAGGACGACCCGGCGACCTTCACCCGGGTCATGGGCCGGGCGCACCGGTCCTGA